One genomic window of Actinoplanes lobatus includes the following:
- the betA gene encoding choline dehydrogenase — translation MTARYDFVIVGGGSAGSALAARLSEDPSTRVLVLEAGRPDYPWDVFIHMPAALTFPIGSRFYDWKYQSEPEPHMFDRRIYHARGKVLGGSSSINGMIFQRGNPLDYERWAADPGMADWDYAHCLPYFKKMESCLAADPDDPFRGHDGPLVLERGPGTNPLFQAMLEASHQAGYPATADVNGERQEGFALFDRNIRRGRRLSAARAYLHPAMKRPNLTVRTRAHVSRVLFDGTRAVGVEYTTRRGGAPRRVYAGEVVLCGGAINTPQLLQLSGVGNAAELSALGVDPVHHLPGVGENLQDHLEVYVQYACTQPVSMQPYLKWRHRPWIGAQWLFLRGGPASTNHFEAGGFVRSNDTVAYPNLMFHFLPIAVRYDGSAPAGGHGYQVHVGPMYSDARGSVKIVSRDPREHPALRFNYLSTDQDRREWVEAVRVARDILGQSALDPYNGGEISPGPAVASDEEILDWVRREGETALHPSCTARMGVDEMSVVDPGSMRVHGVDGLRVVDASVMPYVTNGNIYAPVMMVAEKAADLILGNTPLAAEPVPFFRQGSDR, via the coding sequence ATGACCGCTCGGTACGACTTCGTCATCGTCGGCGGCGGCTCGGCCGGCTCCGCGCTCGCCGCCCGGCTCTCCGAGGACCCGTCCACCAGGGTCCTCGTGCTGGAGGCGGGACGCCCGGACTATCCGTGGGACGTCTTCATCCACATGCCGGCGGCGCTGACCTTCCCGATCGGCAGCCGCTTCTACGACTGGAAATATCAGTCGGAGCCCGAGCCGCACATGTTCGACCGCCGCATCTACCACGCCCGCGGCAAGGTCCTCGGCGGCTCCAGCAGCATCAACGGCATGATCTTCCAGCGCGGCAACCCGCTGGACTACGAACGCTGGGCCGCCGATCCGGGCATGGCCGACTGGGACTACGCGCACTGTCTGCCGTACTTCAAGAAGATGGAGTCGTGCCTGGCCGCCGACCCGGACGATCCGTTCCGCGGCCACGACGGCCCGCTGGTGCTGGAGCGCGGTCCCGGGACCAACCCGCTGTTCCAGGCCATGCTGGAGGCGAGCCACCAGGCCGGATATCCGGCCACCGCCGACGTCAACGGTGAGCGCCAGGAGGGCTTCGCCCTCTTCGACCGCAACATCCGCCGGGGTCGCCGTCTCAGCGCGGCCCGCGCCTATCTGCATCCCGCCATGAAAAGGCCCAATCTCACGGTACGGACGCGCGCTCACGTCTCCCGGGTGCTGTTCGACGGCACCCGCGCGGTCGGTGTGGAATACACGACCCGCCGGGGCGGCGCTCCGCGACGGGTGTACGCCGGTGAGGTCGTCCTCTGCGGCGGTGCGATCAACACGCCCCAGCTGCTGCAACTGTCCGGTGTGGGCAACGCCGCCGAACTGTCCGCCCTCGGCGTCGACCCGGTCCACCACCTGCCCGGCGTCGGCGAGAACCTACAGGACCACCTTGAGGTGTACGTCCAGTACGCCTGCACCCAGCCGGTGTCGATGCAGCCCTACCTGAAATGGCGGCACCGGCCGTGGATCGGCGCGCAGTGGCTGTTCCTGCGCGGCGGCCCGGCCTCGACCAACCACTTCGAGGCGGGCGGCTTCGTCCGTTCCAACGACACCGTGGCGTACCCGAACCTGATGTTCCACTTCCTGCCGATCGCGGTCCGCTACGACGGCTCGGCGCCCGCCGGTGGCCACGGCTACCAGGTGCACGTCGGCCCGATGTACTCCGACGCCCGGGGCAGCGTGAAGATCGTCAGCCGGGATCCGCGGGAACATCCGGCGCTGCGGTTCAACTACCTCTCCACCGATCAGGACCGGCGCGAGTGGGTGGAGGCGGTCCGGGTGGCGCGCGACATCCTCGGCCAGTCGGCGCTGGATCCGTACAACGGTGGCGAGATCTCCCCCGGTCCCGCGGTGGCGTCGGACGAGGAGATCCTCGACTGGGTGAGACGGGAGGGCGAGACCGCGCTGCACCCCTCCTGTACGGCCAGGATGGGTGTCGACGAGATGTCGGTGGTCGATCCGGGGAGCATGCGGGTGCACGGAGTCGACGGGCTGCGGGTCGTCGACGCCTCGGTCATGCCGTACGTCACGAACGGCAACATCTACGCCCCGGTGATGATGGTCGCCGAGAAGGCGGCCGACCTGATCCTCGGCAACACCCCCCTGGCCGCGGAACCGGTGCCGTTCTTCCGGCAGGGCAGCGACCGGTGA